A genomic stretch from Desulfatitalea tepidiphila includes:
- a CDS encoding type II toxin-antitoxin system Phd/YefM family antitoxin, with protein MKLSSQIKPISYLKAHAAEIVRNMSGQGEPLVITQNGEAKVVMQDIESYEQTQETMALLKILALGTRQVEEGKVQPASDVIQRLRNRSKNR; from the coding sequence ATGAAGCTATCGAGTCAAATCAAACCGATCAGTTACCTGAAAGCCCATGCCGCAGAAATCGTGCGCAACATGTCAGGGCAAGGTGAACCCCTGGTCATCACTCAGAATGGCGAAGCCAAGGTCGTGATGCAGGACATCGAAAGCTATGAGCAAACCCAGGAGACCATGGCTCTTCTGAAGATTCTTGCGCTCGGCACGCGTCAAGTCGAGGAAGGCAAAGTCCAGCCCGCCAGTGATGTCATCCAGCGACTTCGAAATCGGAGCAAGAATCGCTGA